A window of the Citrus sinensis cultivar Valencia sweet orange chromosome 9, DVS_A1.0, whole genome shotgun sequence genome harbors these coding sequences:
- the LOC127899797 gene encoding receptor kinase-like protein Xa21 has product MFHGQIPLALSKCKQLQLLNLGFNKLSGAIPKEIGNLTMLRKISLRNNKLRGEIPHKIGYLPNLENLVLRFNNLIGVVPAAIFNMSTVKEIYVLDNSLLGSFSSGIDLSLPNVERLNLGLNRFSGTIPSFITNASKLAYLDMGTNSFSGIIPNTIGNNLRNLEWLDLTYNCLTSLTLELSFLSSLTNCKKLRFLGLTGNPLDVVLPTSIGNLSMSLENIYISNCSIGGSIPQLISYLSNLLLLDLEGNKLTGLIPVTFGRLQKLQGLYLPFNKLAGSIPDQLCHLARLNTLGLAGNKFSGSIPSCLGNLTSPRSPDLGSNRLTSVLPSTFWNLKDILFFDLSSNSLDGPLSLDIGNLKVVIGINLSRNNFSGNIPSTIGGLKDLQNISLSCNGLEGLIPESFGYLTGLEILDLSNNKIFGFIPISFEKLLYLKELNLSFNKLEGEIPRGGPFANFTAKSFMGNEKLCGLPNVQVPKCKRWTRRKSKKKMLLLVIVFSLSTALIIITRNTKKIFIPRSFSCNR; this is encoded by the exons ATGTTTCACGGTCAAATACCACTGGCTTTATCCAAGTGCAAACAGCTACAACTGTTAAATTTGGGGTTCAATAAATTATCAGGAGCCATACCGAAAGAAATCGGCAACTTGACTATGCTTCGAAAGATATCTCTCAGAAATAATAAACTTCGCG GTGAGATACCTCACAAAATTGGGTATCTTCCAAATCTAGAGAATTTGGTGCTTCGATTCAACAACCTAATAGGTGTTGTACCTGCTGCAATCTTCAACATGTCAACAGTGAAAGAGATTTACGTATTAGATAACTCTCTCTTGGGAAGTTTTTCATCAGGAATAGACCTTTCACTTCCTAACGTTGAGAGACTGAACCTGGGGCTGAACAGATTTTCTGGAACCATTCCTAGTTTCATTACCAACGCATCTAAACTTGCATATCTAGATATGGGAACAAACTCTTTTTCGGGCATTATTCCGAACACAATTGGTAATAATCTAAGAAACCTTGAGTGGCTCGACTTAACATACAATTGCTTGACATCTTTAACTCTAGAATTGAGCTTTCTTTCCTCTTTGACAAATTGCAAGAAATTAAGATTCTTAGGCTTAACAGGCAATCCACTTGACGTTGTCCTTCCAACTTCAATAGGTAATCTTTCTATGTCTTTGGAAAACATTTACATCTCAAATTGTAGTATTGGCGGAAGCATTCCTCAACTAATCAGCTATTTAAGCAATTTGTTGCTCTTAGATTTAGAAGGCAATAAGTTGACTGGATTAATTCCAGTCACATTCGGCCGGTTGCAGAAACTCCAGGGTTTATATCTTCCATTTAACAAGTTAGCAGGATCAATCCCAGACCAGCTTTGCCATTTAGCTAGACTGAATACATTAGGTTTGGCTGGTAATAAGTTTTCTGGATCAATCCCTTCATGTTTAGGTAATCTCACTTCTCCACGGTCTCCCGACTTAGGGTCCAATAGGCTTACATCAGTCTTGCCCTCAACTTTTTGGAATctaaaagatattttgttCTTTGACCTTTCATCAAATTCTTTGGATGGTCCTCTTTCTTTAGACATAGGAAATTTAAAGGTTGTGATAGGAATAAATTTATCACGAAATAACTTTTCAGGTAATATCCCAAGTACAATTGGAGGTCTAAAAGACTTACAGAATATCTCCTTATCATGTAATGGATTGGAAGGTCTAATTCCTGAATCATTTGGTTACTTGACAGGTTTGGAAATTTTAGATTTGtcaaataacaaaatcttTGGGTTTATTCCGATATCTTTCGAAAAACTCTTGTACCTCAAAGAGCtaaatttgtcttttaacaaACTAGAAGGAGAGATTCCTAGGGGAGGACCTTTTGCAAATTTCACAGCTAAGTCATTCATGGGAAATGAGAAATTGTGTGGTTTACCAAATGTCCAAGTCCCAAAATGCAAGCGCTGGACGCGTcgaaaatcaaagaaaaagatgctTCTACTTGTGATTGTCTTTTCATTGAGTACTGCTCTAATAATCATCACAAGGAACACTAAGAAGATTTTCATACCAAGATCTTTTTCGTGCAACAGATAA
- the LOC102629627 gene encoding LRR receptor-like serine/threonine-protein kinase EFR — protein sequence MERTYGLRLIAVPLSHCLLLYLVVAAAATSNITTDQQALLALEAHISYDPTNLLAQNWTSNTSVCNWIGITCDVNSHRVTALNISSLNLQGEIPHEIGYLPSLTKLALGYNSLVGNNSLSGSLPSRIDLALPNVKALSLAYNRFSGTIQSPITNASKLTILELGGNSFSGFIPNTIGDIPATIGGLKDVQNISLPYNRLEGPIPESFGYLTSLEILDLSNNKISGFILISLEKLLYLKKLNLSFNKLEGEIPRGGPFANFTAKSFMGNEKLCGLPHLQVPQCKHQTRPKSSKKMILLVIVLPLSAALIAVVVLALKYKSTRRGKSTGLSNGGILLSQATKRRLPYQDLSRATNRFGRDNLIGIGSFGYVYKAELDDGIEVAIKVFHQECARAMKSFEVECEVMKNIRHRNLVKIISGCSNDDFKALVLEYMPNGSLDIFLYSSTCMLDIFQRLNIMIDVASALEYLNFRHTTPIIHCDLKSSNVLLDEDMIAHLSDFGIAKLLSGEDQSMTQTQTLATIGYMAPEYGIERKVSTRSDIYSYGIMLIETFTRKKPADKMFAAELSLKHWVNGLLPVSLMEVVNKTLLSPPEKDFAAKEQCVLSIFSLAMECTMELPEKRINAKVL from the exons ATGGAGAGGACTTACGGTCTTCGTTTGATCGCCGTGCCATTAAGCCACTGCCTGCTTCTTTACTTGGTTgttgcagcagcagcaacaagcAACATTACCACAGACCAACAAGCTCTTCTTGCCCTGGAAGCTCATATAAGTTATGATCCAACTAATCTTTTAGCTCAAAATTGGACCTCCAATACCTCTGTTTGTAACTGGATAGGCATTACTTGTGATGTCAATAGCCATAGAGTTACGGCCTTGAATATTTCCAGCTTGAATCTACAGG GTGAGATACCACACGAAATCGGTTATCTTCCGAGTCTAACGAAGTTGGCGCTTGGATACAACAGCCTGGTTGGTAACAACTCTCTCTCTGGAAGTCTTCCATCAAGAATAGACCTCGCACTTCCTAATGTTAAGGCGCTTAGCTTGGCgtataatagattttctggAACCATTCAAAGTCCCATCACCAATGCTTCTAAGCTCACTATTCTAGAGTTGGGAGGAAACTCATTTTCAGGATTTATTCCAAACACAATTG GTGATATCCCAGCCACAATTGGAGGTCTAAAAGATGTACAAAATATCTCATTACCATATAATAGATTGGAAGGCCCAATTCCGGAATCATTTGGTTACTTGACAAGTTTAGAAATTCTGGatttgtcaaataataaaatctcgGGGTTTATTCTAATATCTTTAGAGAAACTCTTATACCTCAAAAAGCTAAACTTGTCTTTCAATAAACTAGAAGGAGAGATCCCTAGGGGAGGACCTTTTGCAAACTTCACAGCTAAGTCATTCATgggaaatgaaaaattatgtggTTTACCACATCTCCAAGTCCCACAATGCAAGCATCAGACACGTCCAAAATCAAGCAAAAAGATGATTCTCCTTGTGATTGTCTTGCCATTGAGTGCTGCTTTAATAGCCGTAGTCGTTCTAGCTCTCAAATATAAGTCGACTAGACGTGGAAAGAGTACGGGGTTGTCGAATGGTGGTATCTTGTTATCACAAGcaacaaaaagaagattgCCATACCAAGATCTTTCGCGTGCAACGAATAGATTTGGTAGAGATAATCTGATTGGCATAGGAAGTTTTGGTTATGTTTATAAAGCAGAACTTGATGACGGGATTGAGGTTGCCATAAAAGTGTTTCACCAAGAATGTGCAAGGGCAATGAAGAGCTTTGAAGTTGAATGTGAAGTGATGAAAAATATTCGTCATCGAAATCTTGTTAAAATCATCAGTGGTTGTTCGAATGATGATTTCAAAGCATTAGTTCTAGAATATATGCCTAATGGAAGCTTGGATATTTTCTTGTATTCTAGCACTTGCATGTTGGATATTTTCCAGAGGTTGAATATAATGATAGATGTTGCATCGGCATTAGAATATCTCAATTTCAGGCATACAACTCCTATAATTCATTGTGACTTAAAGTCCAGTAATGTATTGCTAGATGAAGACATGATTGCTCACTTAAGTGATTTTGGTATTGCAAAGCTCTTAAGTGGAGAAGATCAGTCAATGACGCAAACACAAACCCTTGCTACGATAGGCTACATGGCACCAG AGTATGGcattgaaagaaaagtatctACAAGAAGTGATATTTACAGTTATGGGATTATGTTAATAGAAACATTTACCAGAAAGAAACCCGCAGATAAAATGTTTGCTGCAGAATTGAGCTTAAAGCATTGGGTTAATGGCTTGCTACCTGTTTCATTGATGGAAGTTGTGAACAAGACTCTGCTAAGTCCACCGGAAAAAGATTTTGCCGCAAAGGAGCAATGTGTACTTTCTATCTTTAGTTTAGCTATGGAGTGCACGATGGAATTGCCCGAAAAAAGGATTAATGCAAAGGTATTGTAA